The Procambarus clarkii isolate CNS0578487 unplaced genomic scaffold, FALCON_Pclarkii_2.0 HiC_scaffold_124, whole genome shotgun sequence genome window below encodes:
- the LOC123765125 gene encoding uncharacterized protein gives MNKPDSTWRAEHMNKPDSMCRAEHMNKPVSTWRAEYMKKPDSTWRAEHMNKPESSLGAERMNKPDSTWRTEHMIKPESMWRGPHMNKPDSTSRAEHMNKPDSPL, from the coding sequence atgaacaagccagacagtacatggcgagcagaacacatgaacaagccagatagcatgtgtcgagcagaacacatgaacaagccagttagtacgtggcgagcagaataCATGAAGAAGCCAGacagtacgtggcgagcagaacacatgaacaagccagaaagTTCGTTGGGAGCAGAACGtatgaacaaaccagatagtacATGGCGAACAGAACACATGATCAAGCCAGAAAGCATGTGGCGAGGACcacacatgaacaaaccagacAGTACGagccgagcagaacacatgaacaagccagatagtcccttgtga